A genomic window from Salvia miltiorrhiza cultivar Shanhuang (shh) chromosome 5, IMPLAD_Smil_shh, whole genome shotgun sequence includes:
- the LOC131024472 gene encoding uncharacterized protein LOC131024472, which translates to MTPEQWAIYTWEDFKAGLYDKYIPKSYRKKKEAEFYDLKQGKKSVVEYDREFCNLARFAPQQVDTDEKMAEKFCAGLRHEIRMTLASHGGLSYTESLNRALDIEAAMPSDKSAPPLTSTPNNPPAPSHTLKGKRKWGNTEDNISQANKRVWQENEQAEQFNQQRHETQTNSDPTRGNRGQQGISPCPNCGKMHRGICRAGTNGCYNCGQKGHYSTQCPNRQQGSTTKPTHTHPLQAIRGHLQIQPQEQQSPQQGATYAFNQGHLEG; encoded by the coding sequence ATGAcccctgaacaatgggcaattTATACGTGGGAAGATTTTAAGGCGGGATTATATGacaaatatattccgaaaagctataggaagaagaaagaggcTGAATTCTACGAtttgaagcaaggaaagaaatctgtggttgaatacgatagggaattctgcaacctggcTAGAtttgctccacaacaagtggacacagatgagaagatggcagaaaaattttgtgccggtctgaggcatgaaatTAGGATGactctagcaagccacggaggactctcatacacggagtctttgaacagggcacttgacattgaagctgcaatgccatCGGATAAGTCAGCTCCACCACTGACCTCGACGCCAAATAACCCACCAGCACcctcacatactctcaaagggaagcgcaaatGGGGCAACACTGAAGACAATATCAGTCAAGCCAACAAGAGAGTATGGCAAGAAAATGAACAGGCCGAACAGTTTAATCAACAAAGGCATGAGACACAGACTAACTCCGACCCAACTAGGGGTAACCGAGGTCAGCaaggaatttcaccttgccccaattgcggtaagatgcataggggtatctgtcgggctggaactaacgggtgttacaattgtggccaaaaaggtcactactccacaCAGTGTCCCAACAGACAACAAGGTTCAACAACTAAGCCCACCCACACCCATCCCTTACAAGCAATACGCGGACACCTTCAAATTCAGCCTCAAGAACAACAGTCACCACAACAGGGGGCAACTTATGCTTTTAACCAGGGACACTTGGAAG